The following proteins come from a genomic window of Sphaerisporangium rubeum:
- a CDS encoding cellulose binding domain-containing protein, which produces MSARRILAVLGGATAALCLVTGFVTAQASAAAGCRVAYSVASEWGGGFGANVTITNLGDPLSSWQLRWSFTAGQTVTQGWNATFSQSGSTVTAANVDYNGSLGTNASTTIGFNGSWTGSNPVPSSFTLNGVTCTGSVTGQPSPSSTPTPTPTRTPTPTPTPTPSGPPPGNPGGLVGWATQGGGTTGGGNASATTVTSSSALTTAAAGTNAAVIRVSGTISCSGMLRVGSNKTIIGNSGATLAGCGLNVSNASNVIIRNLTFRNWDDDAVNVQYSTRVWIDHNSLSNGYDGAIDIKRGSDYVTVSWNRVSSHDKTMLLGHDDGNGAEDRGHLRVTYHHNWFDGTNQRHPRVRFGNPVHVYNNYYGGVRSYGVASTVGAGVLVECNYFENTPDPYHLGEGDSGPGTLVARNNHMVNSGAGQTGGSVASIPYGYTCDTPSQVKSIVTGGAGAGRINI; this is translated from the coding sequence ATGTCCGCACGAAGAATCCTGGCGGTGCTCGGCGGCGCGACCGCCGCGCTCTGCCTGGTCACGGGATTCGTCACGGCCCAGGCGTCGGCCGCGGCCGGCTGCCGCGTCGCGTACTCCGTGGCCTCCGAGTGGGGCGGGGGGTTCGGGGCCAACGTCACCATCACCAACCTCGGTGATCCGCTGAGCTCATGGCAGCTCCGGTGGTCGTTCACCGCGGGGCAGACCGTCACGCAAGGCTGGAACGCGACCTTCTCGCAGAGCGGGAGCACGGTCACCGCCGCCAACGTCGATTACAACGGCAGCCTGGGGACCAACGCCTCCACGACGATCGGCTTCAACGGAAGCTGGACCGGTTCCAACCCCGTGCCGTCCTCCTTCACCCTGAACGGCGTGACCTGCACCGGCTCGGTCACCGGCCAGCCGTCGCCGAGCAGCACCCCGACGCCGACTCCGACACGCACCCCGACCCCGACGCCGACTCCGACGCCGAGCGGGCCGCCTCCCGGCAACCCCGGCGGGCTGGTCGGCTGGGCCACGCAAGGCGGCGGCACCACCGGCGGCGGCAACGCCTCGGCCACCACCGTCACCAGCTCCTCGGCCCTGACCACCGCCGCCGCCGGCACCAACGCCGCGGTGATCCGCGTGTCCGGCACCATCTCCTGCTCCGGCATGCTCCGGGTCGGCTCCAACAAGACCATCATCGGCAACTCCGGCGCCACCCTGGCCGGCTGCGGACTGAACGTCAGCAACGCCTCCAACGTCATCATCCGCAACCTGACCTTCCGCAACTGGGACGACGACGCGGTCAACGTGCAGTACTCCACCCGCGTGTGGATCGACCACAACAGCCTGTCCAACGGCTACGACGGCGCGATCGACATCAAGCGCGGCAGCGACTACGTCACCGTCTCCTGGAACCGTGTCTCCAGCCACGACAAGACCATGCTGCTCGGCCACGACGACGGCAACGGCGCCGAGGACCGCGGCCACCTGCGCGTCACCTACCACCACAACTGGTTCGACGGCACCAACCAGCGCCACCCCCGCGTCCGGTTCGGCAACCCCGTCCACGTCTACAACAACTACTACGGCGGAGTGCGCAGCTACGGCGTCGCCTCCACCGTCGGCGCCGGCGTGCTGGTCGAGTGCAACTACTTCGAGAACACCCCCGACCCCTACCACCTCGGCGAAGGCGACTCCGGCCCCGGCACCCTGGTCGCGCGCAACAACCACATGGTGAACTCCGGCGCCGGCCAGACCGGCGGCAGCGTGGCGAGCATCCCCTACGGCTACACCTGCGACACCCCGTCCCAGGTCAAGTCCATCGTCACCGGCGGCGCAGGCGCCGGCCGGATCAACATCTGA
- a CDS encoding ABC transporter substrate-binding protein, with amino-acid sequence MEKNVARRGFLISGAVVGAGALVSACTSNEPAAAPSSAAPQATTAGTDNDQPGEKVVIGFSAPAADHGWIAAIAKNAEAQAKQYSDVEFKPVEPTNDINQQISAVESLIQAKVNALVILPNDGEQLNQVARRATDAGIPVINLDRVFPDKLSYRTWIGGDNYGMGVAAGHFIGDRLKQAGVSNPVILEIQGIATLPLTQDRSKGFADALKTYGFSVTAQQDAKFTVESGTQVASNLLQAHKKIDAIWNHDDDQGIGVLAAIKEAGRDEFFMVGGAGSANAMRDIQADSGVLKATVTYSPTMASSAIKLARLIAQGKGMSDLVEQQVPQSITLASETITKDNAAQYLPLGFES; translated from the coding sequence ATGGAAAAGAACGTTGCCCGGCGCGGCTTCCTGATCAGCGGCGCCGTCGTCGGCGCCGGTGCGCTGGTGAGCGCCTGCACCAGCAATGAGCCGGCTGCGGCTCCGAGTTCGGCTGCTCCGCAGGCGACGACGGCGGGTACCGACAATGATCAGCCGGGTGAGAAGGTCGTCATCGGGTTCTCGGCTCCGGCGGCGGACCATGGGTGGATCGCGGCGATCGCCAAGAACGCCGAGGCTCAGGCCAAGCAGTACAGCGATGTGGAGTTCAAGCCGGTCGAGCCGACCAATGACATCAACCAGCAGATCTCGGCGGTGGAGTCGCTGATCCAGGCGAAGGTGAACGCGCTGGTGATTCTGCCGAACGATGGTGAGCAGTTGAACCAGGTGGCGCGGCGGGCCACGGACGCGGGGATCCCGGTGATCAATTTGGACCGGGTGTTCCCGGACAAGTTGTCGTACCGGACGTGGATCGGCGGGGACAACTACGGCATGGGGGTGGCGGCGGGTCATTTCATCGGTGACCGGCTGAAGCAGGCGGGGGTGTCGAATCCGGTGATCCTGGAGATCCAGGGGATCGCGACGCTGCCGTTGACGCAGGATCGCAGCAAGGGGTTCGCCGATGCGCTGAAGACCTACGGGTTCAGTGTGACCGCGCAGCAGGACGCGAAGTTCACGGTGGAGTCGGGGACGCAGGTGGCGAGCAATCTGCTGCAGGCGCACAAGAAGATCGATGCGATCTGGAACCACGACGACGACCAGGGCATCGGTGTGCTGGCGGCGATCAAGGAGGCCGGTCGGGATGAGTTCTTCATGGTCGGTGGTGCGGGGTCGGCGAACGCGATGCGGGACATCCAGGCCGACAGTGGTGTGCTGAAGGCGACGGTGACCTACAGCCCGACGATGGCGTCGTCGGCGATCAAGCTGGCTCGTCTGATCGCGCAGGGCAAGGGCATGAGCGACCTGGTGGAGCAGCAGGTTCCCCAGTCGATCACCCTGGCGTCGGAGACCATCACCAAGGACAACGCCGCCCAGTACCTGCCCCTGGGCTTCGAATCCTGA
- a CDS encoding ROK family protein yields the protein MNELQARGLLKEIGPRHAGSVGRPSLVLALDGSRTGALGMEVNVDYIAAFATDLAGRVLIDRRIGFDAMEAGPDRSLDKLATVISRAVADLDRLGVALSGVTVAVPGLIEASTCTVTLAPNLGWREVPVADRLVAAGVPADVPITIDNDANLAALAECSSGVAMGVSDLVYLTGEVGVGCGIISGGRPYRGADGFAGEVGHVVVDPAGELCGCGRTGCWETKVGLAALVRMATPDHAYGTDQRFVRDPEERLAEIEQRRAEGDLRVDAAVIEVGRWLGRGAALLVNLFNPRMIVLGGYFARLADRLIPVAQKELERSSVAMAAGRCRFAISEFGFGAASRGAAHVVTERVLSNPTTIAIR from the coding sequence GTGAATGAGTTACAAGCGCGCGGCCTGCTCAAGGAGATCGGGCCGAGGCACGCGGGTTCCGTCGGACGTCCGAGCCTTGTGCTCGCTCTCGACGGCTCCCGGACCGGCGCGCTCGGAATGGAAGTGAACGTTGACTACATCGCAGCCTTCGCCACCGACCTAGCGGGCCGCGTGCTCATCGACCGGAGGATCGGCTTCGACGCCATGGAGGCCGGCCCCGATCGATCGCTCGACAAACTCGCCACCGTCATCTCACGTGCGGTCGCCGACCTCGATCGGCTCGGGGTCGCGCTGTCCGGCGTCACCGTCGCCGTACCCGGCCTCATCGAGGCCTCCACCTGCACCGTCACGCTCGCCCCGAACCTCGGGTGGCGCGAGGTGCCGGTGGCGGACCGCCTGGTGGCCGCCGGTGTCCCCGCGGACGTGCCCATCACCATCGACAACGACGCCAATCTCGCCGCGCTGGCCGAGTGCAGCTCAGGTGTCGCGATGGGGGTGTCCGACCTGGTCTACCTGACCGGTGAGGTCGGCGTCGGCTGCGGGATCATCTCCGGCGGCCGGCCCTACCGCGGCGCCGACGGGTTCGCCGGTGAGGTCGGCCACGTCGTGGTCGACCCGGCGGGAGAGCTGTGCGGCTGCGGCAGGACCGGATGCTGGGAGACGAAGGTGGGACTGGCGGCGCTCGTGCGCATGGCGACGCCGGACCACGCCTACGGCACGGACCAGCGGTTCGTGCGCGACCCGGAGGAACGGCTCGCCGAGATAGAGCAGCGACGCGCCGAAGGCGACCTCAGGGTCGACGCGGCCGTCATCGAGGTGGGCAGGTGGCTCGGCCGCGGCGCCGCGCTGCTGGTCAACTTGTTCAACCCACGGATGATCGTGCTCGGCGGCTACTTCGCCAGGCTCGCCGACCGGCTCATCCCCGTAGCACAGAAGGAGTTGGAACGGTCAAGTGTCGCGATGGCGGCCGGACGCTGCCGCTTCGCCATCTCGGAATTCGGCTTCGGCGCGGCCTCCCGCGGCGCCGCGCACGTCGTGACCGAGCGGGTGCTGTCCAACCCCACCACCATCGCGATCCGCTAG
- a CDS encoding ROK family protein yields the protein MTQEHQARAIGGAVSPTSNTTMRKSNLSLVLRQLRDHASRSRADIADSTGLHRATVSNLVAELLDRRLAREVGIEHVGAVGRPRRAVALHGAHVGALGLEINVGHISVYGCDLSGRAVVERSIGFDAVGSGPERSLRRLGIVAGEAIKAMRQAGAVPAGIGVAVPALVDVARGVVALAPNLEWYDLPLADQLTEALGPLSLPVTVDNDANLAALAEYTSGVAAGTPHMVYLTGEVGVGGGIIIDGRLLRGADGFSGEVGHLPVDPAGERCGCGRRGCWETKVGLEALTRAALPEGSGPHVLDPEERAAQIAAGLAAGDPRTHDAAAQVGRWLGLGGSIVANLFNPRVIVVGGYFATLAEWLLPHAQAELERLVVARQAGPCWFAASDLGFGAASRGAASMVISRLIDDPSMIMTPLPRPAAP from the coding sequence GTGACGCAGGAGCATCAGGCCCGCGCCATCGGCGGCGCCGTCTCGCCGACGAGCAACACCACGATGCGCAAGTCGAACCTGTCGCTCGTGCTGCGCCAGCTGCGCGACCACGCGTCCCGCTCCCGGGCCGACATCGCGGACTCGACCGGCCTGCACCGCGCGACGGTCTCCAATCTGGTGGCCGAGCTCCTCGACCGGCGGCTCGCGCGCGAGGTCGGCATCGAGCACGTCGGCGCGGTCGGCCGGCCACGTCGCGCGGTGGCGTTGCACGGCGCGCACGTCGGCGCGCTCGGCCTGGAGATCAACGTCGGCCACATCTCGGTGTACGGCTGTGACCTCAGCGGCCGGGCCGTTGTGGAACGTAGCATCGGGTTCGACGCCGTCGGCAGCGGTCCGGAACGTTCCCTGCGCCGGCTCGGCATCGTGGCCGGGGAGGCCATCAAGGCGATGCGGCAGGCCGGCGCCGTCCCCGCCGGGATCGGCGTGGCGGTTCCCGCGCTGGTCGACGTGGCACGCGGCGTCGTCGCGCTCGCACCGAACCTCGAGTGGTACGACCTGCCGCTGGCCGACCAGCTCACCGAAGCCCTCGGCCCGCTGAGCCTGCCGGTGACGGTGGACAACGACGCCAACCTCGCGGCCCTGGCCGAGTACACCTCAGGCGTCGCCGCGGGTACGCCGCACATGGTCTACCTCACCGGCGAGGTCGGGGTCGGCGGCGGCATCATCATCGACGGCAGGCTGCTGCGCGGCGCCGACGGCTTCTCCGGCGAGGTCGGCCACCTGCCGGTGGACCCCGCCGGCGAGCGCTGCGGCTGCGGCAGGCGCGGCTGCTGGGAGACCAAGGTGGGGCTGGAGGCGCTGACGCGCGCGGCCCTGCCGGAGGGATCGGGCCCGCATGTGCTCGACCCCGAAGAGCGCGCGGCGCAGATCGCGGCGGGACTCGCCGCGGGTGACCCGCGAACGCACGACGCGGCGGCACAGGTGGGGCGATGGCTCGGGCTCGGCGGCTCGATCGTTGCCAACCTGTTCAACCCGCGAGTGATCGTCGTCGGCGGTTACTTCGCCACCCTGGCGGAGTGGCTGCTGCCGCACGCACAGGCGGAACTGGAACGGCTGGTCGTGGCACGTCAGGCCGGTCCGTGCTGGTTCGCCGCCTCTGATCTCGGCTTCGGCGCCGCATCCCGCGGCGCCGCGAGCATGGTGATCAGCCGTCTCATCGACGACCCGTCCATGATCATGACTCCCTTACCCCGGCCCGCGGCTCCCTGA